Proteins encoded in a region of the Salinicoccus sp. RF5 genome:
- a CDS encoding pyruvate, water dikinase regulatory protein, translating to MSKIKVIVASDSVGETGELVAKACLSQFNVDESDEVLIRYPYIESEENVDDVIDLAKSKNAIVVFTIITPELRKYIKQELQTENIASVDIMGPLMSILEGKAEEAPYYEPGRVHRLDEDYFKKIEAIEFAVKYDDGKDASGLDKADIVLIGVSRTSKTPLSQYLAHKKYKVMNVPMVPEVTPPKELYNVDPNKCVGLKINPTSLNKIRKERLAQLGLKDTASYANDQRIQEELDYFNEVIGKIGCPVIDVSEKAIEETANEILDYVEGRPDIKG from the coding sequence ATGTCTAAGATTAAAGTGATCGTTGCTTCGGATTCCGTCGGGGAGACGGGTGAACTGGTGGCCAAGGCATGCCTGTCCCAGTTCAATGTTGATGAATCCGATGAAGTACTGATCCGCTATCCATATATAGAATCGGAGGAGAACGTGGATGATGTCATCGACCTTGCCAAAAGCAAGAATGCCATCGTCGTATTCACGATCATCACCCCCGAGCTCAGAAAGTATATAAAGCAGGAACTGCAGACCGAGAATATCGCATCGGTGGATATCATGGGACCGCTGATGAGCATATTGGAAGGCAAGGCTGAAGAGGCCCCGTACTATGAGCCGGGTCGTGTCCACCGTCTCGATGAGGATTATTTCAAGAAGATCGAGGCCATCGAGTTTGCGGTCAAGTATGATGATGGCAAGGATGCAAGCGGCCTCGACAAGGCGGATATCGTGCTGATCGGTGTTTCAAGGACGTCCAAGACGCCGCTGTCGCAGTACCTTGCCCATAAGAAATATAAAGTGATGAACGTACCGATGGTGCCCGAGGTCACACCGCCGAAGGAACTCTATAATGTGGATCCGAATAAATGCGTCGGTCTGAAGATCAACCCGACCTCATTGAACAAGATAAGGAAGGAACGGCTTGCACAGCTCGGCCTCAAGGATACGGCGAGCTATGCCAATGACCAGAGAATACAGGAGGAGCTGGACTACTTCAACGAAGTGATCGGTAAGATCGGCTGTCCGGTCATCGATGTCTCTGAGAAGGCAATCGAGGAAACCGCAAACGAAATTTTGGATTATGTCGAAGGCAGACCCGACATCAAAGGATGA
- a CDS encoding helix-turn-helix transcriptional regulator, with product MELNERQEKILKIVKQHGPITGSKIAEQLSLTRATLRPDLAILTMSGYLDARPRVGYFYTGKESEEVMTSKIRNILVSEVQSVPILIKEDTSIYEAVVKMFLEDVGTLYAIDNDKALAGVISRKDLLRGTMGGNDIEKTPVSVIMTRKPNITICYPNDLLIYAANQLIEKQIDSLPVVEERDGIDQVIGRITKTTITRVFVNLME from the coding sequence ATGGAACTGAATGAGAGACAGGAAAAGATACTCAAAATAGTAAAGCAGCACGGGCCGATCACCGGCAGCAAGATTGCAGAACAGCTGTCGCTGACACGGGCAACGCTCAGACCCGATCTGGCGATACTGACCATGTCGGGATATCTGGATGCAAGACCCCGGGTCGGCTATTTCTATACCGGCAAGGAATCCGAGGAAGTGATGACTTCCAAAATCAGGAACATACTTGTCAGTGAAGTACAGAGCGTACCCATCCTGATCAAGGAGGACACCTCCATCTATGAAGCGGTCGTCAAGATGTTCCTGGAGGATGTCGGCACCCTGTACGCCATCGACAACGACAAGGCATTGGCAGGTGTCATTTCCAGGAAAGATCTGCTCAGGGGGACGATGGGCGGTAATGACATAGAGAAGACGCCGGTGAGCGTCATCATGACCAGGAAGCCGAATATCACCATATGCTATCCGAATGACCTTCTGATCTATGCGGCAAACCAGCTGATCGAAAAGCAGATCGATTCCCTGCCTGTCGTAGAGGAGCGGGATGGCATCGACCAGGTGATCGGAAGGATCACCAAAACCACCATTACAAGAGTATTTGTTAATCTCATGGAATAA
- a CDS encoding glycine--tRNA ligase, producing MEMETIVNLAKTRGFVFPGSEIYGGLANTWDYGPLGVELKNNIKQAWWKKFIQESPYNVGLDAAILMNPKTWEASGHLGNFNDPMIDCKECKSRHRADKLIEDVIQKEDDSFVADGLSFDEMKHIIEERDIRCPNCGAHNYTEIRQFNLMFKTFQGVTESSTNEIFLRPETAQGIFVNYKNAQRTMRKKLPFGIGQVGKSFRNEITPGNFTFRTREFDQMELEFFCKPGTEIEWQNYWKDFAVKWLKDLNMSEANTRLRDHDDDELSHYSNATTDIEYKFPFGWGELWGIASRTDFDLRQHMEHSNEDFTYHDQETGEKFIPYCIEPSLGLDRVTLAFLCDAYEEEELDNGEKRTVLRFHPQLAPFKAAVLPLSKKLSGDAIKVFEKIAGDFNVEFDESQSIGKRYRRQDEIGTPYCITFDFDSLEDNKVTVRDRDTMEQTRVAIDELNDFLEEKFKY from the coding sequence ATGGAAATGGAAACGATTGTGAATCTGGCAAAAACGAGAGGTTTTGTATTCCCGGGCAGTGAGATATACGGCGGCCTGGCGAACACATGGGACTACGGCCCCCTCGGCGTCGAACTCAAAAACAACATCAAGCAGGCATGGTGGAAGAAATTCATCCAGGAGTCCCCATACAATGTCGGACTGGATGCAGCAATACTGATGAACCCGAAGACATGGGAAGCCTCCGGACACCTCGGCAACTTCAACGATCCGATGATCGACTGCAAGGAATGCAAGTCCCGCCACCGTGCGGACAAGCTGATTGAAGATGTCATCCAGAAGGAGGACGATTCCTTTGTTGCAGACGGACTGAGCTTCGATGAAATGAAGCACATCATCGAGGAGCGCGATATACGTTGCCCAAACTGTGGTGCACACAACTACACGGAAATCAGGCAGTTCAATCTGATGTTCAAGACCTTCCAGGGGGTCACGGAATCCTCTACAAACGAAATCTTCCTGAGACCTGAAACGGCACAGGGCATATTCGTCAACTACAAGAATGCACAGCGTACGATGCGCAAGAAGCTGCCTTTCGGCATCGGCCAGGTGGGCAAGTCTTTCCGTAATGAAATCACACCAGGAAACTTCACATTCAGGACACGTGAATTCGACCAGATGGAACTCGAATTCTTCTGTAAGCCGGGCACAGAAATCGAATGGCAGAACTACTGGAAGGATTTCGCCGTCAAATGGCTCAAGGACCTGAACATGAGCGAGGCAAACACGAGACTCAGGGATCATGATGACGACGAGCTGAGCCACTATTCCAATGCGACAACGGACATCGAATACAAATTCCCGTTCGGCTGGGGCGAACTGTGGGGCATCGCGAGCCGTACCGACTTCGACCTGCGCCAGCATATGGAGCACTCGAATGAGGACTTCACATACCATGACCAGGAGACGGGAGAAAAGTTCATTCCCTACTGTATCGAACCTTCCCTCGGCCTTGACCGCGTCACGCTTGCCTTCCTGTGTGATGCCTATGAAGAAGAGGAACTCGATAATGGTGAAAAGCGCACAGTACTCAGATTCCACCCACAGCTTGCACCATTCAAGGCAGCAGTGCTGCCGCTGTCCAAGAAGCTGAGCGGTGATGCAATCAAGGTATTCGAGAAGATCGCTGGAGACTTCAATGTCGAGTTCGACGAATCCCAATCCATCGGCAAACGCTACAGACGCCAGGATGAAATCGGCACACCATACTGCATCACCTTCGACTTCGATTCACTAGAAGACAACAAGGTGACTGTCAGGGACCGCGACACGATGGAACAGACACGTGTGGCAATCGATGAACTGAATGATTTCCTCGAGGAAAAATTCAAATATTAG
- the recO gene encoding DNA repair protein RecO, whose amino-acid sequence MIYQHKGVMIRQTNYSESSRIITILTEDGTQVPLMARGFNKTKSPFIVLKQGLKEALFTYNRFKGMGTLNEVDVIQPFKRVNGDFIVYTYASYVMELITRALEEDMAQETFYRLMIKSLSLLEAESAPAAVVSFTAIKMLPYYGGQMNVDACAVCGTTDRSLFSHYSFSHHSVLCARCIDEETAHRAVPVSNRVLYLAGYMKHTAVDQVDSIRISKENAGLLLAFVEMIYDEYTGVYFKSRRLLKTL is encoded by the coding sequence ATGATATATCAGCATAAAGGTGTAATGATCCGGCAGACCAACTACAGTGAGTCCAGCCGGATCATTACCATATTGACGGAGGATGGGACGCAGGTGCCGTTGATGGCAAGAGGGTTCAACAAGACGAAAAGCCCCTTCATCGTCCTGAAGCAGGGACTCAAGGAGGCGCTTTTCACCTACAACCGTTTCAAGGGGATGGGTACACTGAATGAAGTCGATGTCATCCAGCCATTCAAGCGGGTCAATGGTGATTTCATCGTCTACACCTATGCCTCCTATGTCATGGAACTCATCACGCGGGCGTTGGAAGAGGACATGGCGCAGGAGACCTTCTACCGCCTCATGATCAAGTCCCTCTCCCTGCTCGAAGCGGAGAGTGCACCGGCTGCAGTCGTGTCCTTCACAGCGATCAAGATGCTGCCGTACTACGGCGGGCAGATGAACGTCGATGCATGTGCTGTATGCGGCACTACCGACAGGTCGCTGTTCTCCCATTACTCCTTCAGTCATCACAGTGTGCTCTGTGCACGCTGCATCGATGAGGAGACGGCCCATCGTGCCGTCCCCGTCAGCAACAGGGTGCTCTACCTGGCCGGATATATGAAGCATACGGCGGTCGATCAGGTGGACTCGATCCGCATTTCGAAAGAGAATGCAGGTCTCCTGCTCGCATTCGTCGAGATGATATATGATGAATATACCGGCGTCTATTTCAAGTCGAGGCGTCTGCTGAAGACATTATAA
- the era gene encoding GTPase Era — protein MTENEFKSGFISIIGRPNVGKSTFMNKVLGQKVAIMSDKPQTTRNKIQGVHTTETSQMIFIDTPGIHKPKHQLGEHMMKVARNTLRETEAILFLVNVAEELGRGDEYIIDMLKHTETPIILVMNKIDLVHPDKLIEQIEVYKDKLPFADVVPISALQGNNVDRLLEVIEGYLPEGPMYYPEDRITDHPEHFIVGELIREKALHLTSQEIPHAIGVEVERMKADDRGTVNVSAVIYVERDSQKGMVIGKNGKMLKEIGKMARIDIENLLGSRVYLELWVKVQKDWRNKSQFIRSLGYRDEEY, from the coding sequence ATGACAGAAAACGAATTCAAATCGGGATTCATAAGCATCATCGGACGGCCGAACGTCGGCAAATCCACTTTCATGAATAAGGTTCTCGGGCAGAAGGTGGCCATCATGTCCGACAAGCCCCAGACGACAAGAAACAAGATACAGGGTGTCCATACGACGGAGACGAGTCAGATGATCTTCATAGATACGCCCGGCATCCACAAGCCGAAGCATCAGCTTGGGGAACATATGATGAAAGTGGCACGGAACACGCTGAGGGAAACGGAAGCCATACTTTTCCTCGTAAATGTGGCTGAGGAGCTTGGCCGGGGGGATGAATACATCATCGATATGCTCAAGCATACGGAGACCCCGATCATCCTTGTGATGAACAAGATTGACCTAGTCCATCCGGACAAGCTCATCGAACAGATAGAGGTGTATAAGGACAAGCTCCCTTTTGCAGACGTAGTGCCGATATCGGCGCTCCAGGGCAATAATGTGGACCGTCTGCTCGAGGTCATCGAAGGCTATCTTCCGGAAGGACCGATGTACTATCCGGAGGATCGGATCACCGACCACCCTGAGCATTTCATCGTGGGCGAACTCATCCGTGAGAAGGCGCTGCACCTGACCAGCCAGGAGATTCCACATGCAATTGGGGTGGAAGTGGAACGCATGAAGGCCGATGACCGGGGGACGGTCAATGTTTCGGCAGTCATCTACGTCGAACGTGATTCCCAAAAAGGGATGGTCATTGGTAAGAACGGCAAGATGCTCAAGGAAATCGGCAAGATGGCCCGCATTGATATAGAAAACCTTCTTGGCAGCCGGGTCTACCTCGAACTTTGGGTGAAGGTCCAGAAGGACTGGCGCAACAAGTCGCAATTCATCCGTTCGCTCGGTTACCGGGATGAGGAGTATTAG
- the cdd gene encoding cytidine deaminase, giving the protein MNDGIFKEEWLKEAKVAQSRAYTPYSKFNVGALLITEDDQYIYGANIENAAYPATICAERSALVSAYSNDIKKFKAIVIITDSEEPSSPCGTCRQVMKELCDDDMPVYLANAAGKVIKRSVDDLLPLGFSGKDMEL; this is encoded by the coding sequence ATGAATGATGGAATATTCAAGGAAGAATGGCTGAAAGAGGCGAAGGTGGCGCAGAGCCGCGCCTATACACCATATTCCAAATTTAATGTGGGTGCACTGCTCATCACTGAAGATGACCAGTACATCTATGGGGCGAATATAGAAAACGCCGCCTATCCGGCAACGATATGCGCAGAGCGCAGTGCACTGGTAAGCGCCTACTCCAATGATATCAAGAAATTCAAGGCAATTGTGATCATTACGGATTCTGAAGAGCCTTCAAGTCCCTGCGGTACTTGCCGCCAGGTCATGAAGGAGCTCTGTGACGATGATATGCCTGTATATTTGGCGAATGCGGCCGGTAAAGTCATCAAACGCTCCGTGGATGATCTGCTGCCGCTCGGCTTTTCAGGGAAGGATATGGAACTATGA
- a CDS encoding diacylglycerol kinase, translated as MRLYNRFKYAFMGLRWLMQKDTHFIVHLVFGGLAVILGMVVGLDRTGWLFIVSAVFLVLIAEAFNTAVEAAVDLSTDTIHPMAKAAKDAGAAGVLLSAAYAVIIGLIIFIPYLI; from the coding sequence ATGAGGCTCTACAACAGGTTCAAGTATGCTTTCATGGGCCTCCGGTGGCTGATGCAGAAGGATACGCATTTCATCGTACACCTCGTGTTTGGAGGTCTGGCGGTCATCCTCGGAATGGTTGTGGGACTTGACCGCACCGGCTGGCTGTTCATCGTCAGTGCGGTCTTCCTTGTGCTTATTGCTGAGGCATTCAACACAGCAGTCGAAGCTGCAGTAGATCTGTCCACGGACACCATCCATCCGATGGCCAAGGCCGCCAAGGATGCAGGGGCAGCCGGGGTGCTGCTGTCTGCAGCATACGCCGTCATTATCGGTCTGATTATATTTATACCCTATCTGATTTAA
- the ybeY gene encoding rRNA maturation RNase YbeY: protein MITIDFMDDGNFTDETQRREIESLISFAYGHLNETDDAEISVSFVDEEEIQEINRNYREKDAVTDVISFAMEDEDDNVIHEDAPRMLGDIIICTDRAKSQAEEYGHSYKRELMFLTLHGFLHLLGYDHMEADEEKEMNRLQDEILDAFGVTRED, encoded by the coding sequence TTGATAACTATAGATTTCATGGATGACGGCAATTTTACGGATGAAACCCAGAGGAGGGAAATCGAGTCGCTGATCAGTTTCGCCTATGGGCATCTGAATGAAACGGATGACGCGGAGATCAGCGTCTCCTTTGTCGATGAAGAGGAGATACAGGAGATCAACCGGAACTATCGGGAAAAGGACGCCGTCACGGATGTGATCAGCTTCGCAATGGAGGATGAGGATGACAATGTCATCCATGAAGATGCCCCGCGGATGCTCGGTGACATCATCATCTGCACGGATCGTGCGAAGTCGCAGGCTGAGGAATACGGCCACAGCTATAAGAGGGAATTGATGTTCCTTACGCTCCATGGCTTCCTCCATCTGCTCGGCTATGATCACATGGAAGCGGATGAGGAGAAGGAGATGAACCGGCTGCAGGATGAAATACTCGACGCCTTCGGTGTAACGCGGGAAGATTGA
- a CDS encoding PhoH family protein: MPNIINIDSLEEAQALIGANDQHITFLEEEFDVTIHTLGNEITVDGADDQNIELTEDVLINLLKIIQRGMSINLRDVQSAAMMARKGTIEYLADLYNEEVARDVKGKSIRAKTTGQRLYIENIKRHDLTFGIGPAGTGKTFLAVVLACQMLRENSVKRIVLTRPAVEAGENLGFLPGDLKEKVDPYLRPLYDGLHTVLGAEQTDRLIERGVIEVAPLAYMRGRTLNEAFVILDEAQNTTEMQMKMFLTRLGFGSKMVVTGDETQIDLPGSTKSGLVESVRLLSDVRGIAVNKMDESDVVRHPLVSKIIKAYEKE; this comes from the coding sequence ATGCCTAATATTATAAATATAGACAGCCTGGAAGAGGCTCAGGCACTTATAGGTGCAAATGATCAGCATATTACTTTTCTGGAAGAGGAGTTCGATGTGACGATCCACACCCTCGGCAATGAGATCACCGTCGATGGTGCTGATGATCAAAACATCGAATTGACGGAAGATGTGCTGATCAACCTGCTTAAAATCATCCAGCGCGGGATGTCCATCAATCTCAGGGACGTCCAGTCTGCAGCGATGATGGCACGCAAGGGGACGATCGAATACCTTGCGGATCTCTATAATGAAGAGGTCGCCCGGGATGTAAAAGGGAAGAGCATCCGTGCGAAGACGACCGGGCAGCGCCTGTATATAGAAAACATCAAACGCCATGACCTGACATTCGGCATCGGCCCTGCAGGTACAGGCAAGACATTCCTCGCTGTCGTACTGGCTTGCCAGATGCTCCGTGAAAATAGTGTGAAACGGATCGTTCTGACACGTCCAGCGGTGGAAGCAGGGGAGAACCTGGGCTTCCTGCCGGGCGACCTCAAGGAAAAGGTGGATCCTTATCTTCGTCCGCTCTATGATGGCCTGCACACGGTACTCGGCGCAGAGCAGACGGACCGCCTCATAGAACGCGGTGTCATAGAGGTGGCGCCGCTTGCCTACATGCGTGGCCGGACTTTGAATGAGGCATTCGTAATTCTGGATGAAGCACAGAATACTACAGAAATGCAGATGAAGATGTTCCTCACACGGCTCGGATTCGGATCGAAGATGGTCGTCACCGGCGACGAGACGCAGATCGACCTTCCGGGATCCACAAAGAGCGGGCTTGTGGAATCGGTCAGACTGCTTTCCGATGTCAGGGGAATCGCAGTGAATAAGATGGATGAATCGGATGTCGTACGCCATCCACTTGTATCAAAAATCATCAAGGCATACGAGAAGGAGTGA
- a CDS encoding TIGR04053 family radical SAM/SPASM domain-containing protein, protein MKPEIRIPDFNEVPFIVIWELTRACELHCLHCRAEAQVERNPYELSTVEGKRLIDDIAAMEYPMLVFTGGDPLMRTDVFELAEYAVEKDVRVSMTPSATPNVTKEAMQKAKDVGLSRWAFSLDGHNKQVHDHFRGTEGSFDLTMKAISYLNELGMPLQINTVISNYNIEYLEEMREMVESLDCVLWSVFFLVPTGRGKNEDMITPAQHEQVFRWLNKIKDEVPFDIKTTAAQHYRRVVIQDQMRKNKDPDAQIRYMDALSEGKTGTIDGLGRAPKGVNDGNGFVFISHIGHVYPSGLLPVNCGNVRVDKLSDIYRNSPILKSLRNPDLYKGKCGVCEFRHVCGGSRSRAYAATGDYLESEPYCVYIPKAYRKKKRKVTEN, encoded by the coding sequence ATGAAACCAGAAATCAGAATTCCGGACTTCAACGAAGTCCCTTTCATAGTCATTTGGGAACTGACGCGCGCATGTGAATTGCATTGCCTGCACTGCAGGGCTGAAGCACAGGTTGAACGCAATCCCTACGAACTGTCCACTGTAGAAGGCAAGCGGCTTATAGACGATATTGCCGCAATGGAGTACCCGATGCTCGTATTCACCGGCGGAGATCCGCTGATGCGGACGGATGTATTCGAACTTGCAGAATATGCCGTGGAAAAAGATGTCAGGGTTTCGATGACACCGAGCGCCACACCGAATGTCACGAAGGAAGCGATGCAGAAGGCGAAGGATGTCGGACTGAGCCGATGGGCATTCAGCCTGGACGGTCATAACAAGCAGGTCCATGACCATTTCAGAGGGACTGAAGGCAGCTTCGACCTGACGATGAAAGCCATCAGCTATCTGAACGAACTTGGTATGCCGCTTCAGATTAATACGGTGATTTCAAACTATAACATCGAATACCTTGAAGAAATGAGGGAGATGGTCGAATCCCTTGACTGCGTGCTGTGGAGCGTATTCTTCCTCGTACCGACAGGACGTGGGAAGAACGAGGATATGATCACCCCCGCCCAGCATGAGCAGGTATTCAGATGGCTGAATAAGATCAAGGACGAAGTCCCTTTCGATATCAAGACGACAGCCGCCCAGCACTACCGCCGGGTGGTCATACAGGATCAGATGCGTAAGAATAAGGATCCCGATGCGCAGATCCGCTACATGGATGCCCTCAGCGAAGGCAAAACAGGTACGATCGATGGCCTTGGACGCGCACCGAAAGGCGTCAACGACGGCAATGGATTCGTCTTCATTTCGCACATCGGCCATGTCTATCCAAGTGGATTGCTGCCGGTCAACTGCGGCAACGTGCGCGTCGACAAGCTCTCCGACATATACAGGAACTCGCCGATACTCAAAAGCCTCAGGAACCCTGACCTTTATAAGGGCAAATGCGGCGTCTGCGAATTCAGGCACGTCTGCGGCGGCTCCCGCTCAAGGGCTTATGCCGCCACTGGAGATTACCTTGAGAGCGAGCCTTACTGTGTATATATCCCGAAAGCCTACCGAAAGAAGAAAAGGAAGGTCACGGAGAACTGA
- a CDS encoding VOC family protein, giving the protein MVPSLMFIDQNLGKCEDALEFYLSVFENSRMGEIARFPEDTPPHLPGSVMYLDFMLEGQWFSAMDSAGPHEFNFNEAISLMVLREDQKVVDYYWDALSAEPEAEQCGWVEDKFGV; this is encoded by the coding sequence ATCGTCCCTTCCCTGATGTTCATCGATCAGAATCTCGGAAAATGCGAAGACGCCCTGGAATTCTATCTTTCAGTCTTCGAAAACTCCCGAATGGGGGAAATCGCCAGATTTCCGGAGGATACGCCCCCTCACCTGCCCGGCTCGGTCATGTACTTGGATTTCATGCTCGAAGGCCAGTGGTTCTCTGCAATGGACAGTGCCGGCCCGCATGAATTCAACTTCAATGAAGCAATCTCCCTTATGGTGCTACGTGAGGACCAGAAGGTGGTCGACTACTACTGGGACGCGTTATCCGCAGAGCCTGAAGCGGAACAGTGCGGCTGGGTCGAGGACAAATTCGGTGTATAA
- a CDS encoding carboxymuconolactone decarboxylase family protein produces the protein MTHFNEINTVAQGNTKRLQKTIPDTMKRFKDLQDAAYKSGALDKKTKEFAALAYAIADKCEGCIGNHVNKLIKLGATREEVAEIAGVAIVMGGGPGSVYGGKALQAYDDATEED, from the coding sequence ATGACACATTTCAATGAAATCAACACCGTTGCCCAGGGCAACACGAAACGGCTTCAGAAAACCATCCCGGATACGATGAAGCGTTTTAAAGATCTTCAGGATGCGGCCTATAAATCCGGTGCACTGGATAAGAAGACGAAGGAGTTTGCCGCACTGGCCTACGCAATCGCAGACAAGTGTGAAGGATGCATCGGCAATCATGTGAACAAGCTGATCAAGCTCGGTGCAACGCGAGAAGAGGTTGCTGAAATTGCAGGTGTAGCCATCGTCATGGGCGGCGGTCCCGGCAGTGTATATGGCGGCAAGGCCCTCCAGGCATATGACGATGCTACAGAAGAGGATTGA
- a CDS encoding cytidine deaminase has translation MDDLYEIAKERLNTRTTSRKGKMGHVAAALMTAEGNIYTGVALDLPSSIGFCAEHSAIAAMVTSGEYDIARIIAVHEDGSILPPCGRCRELINQVGEDNYGCEIGLAGRTVRLEELLPERWDEKYLHPDA, from the coding sequence GTGGATGACCTTTATGAGATTGCGAAAGAGAGGCTGAACACCAGAACGACGAGCAGGAAAGGAAAAATGGGACACGTTGCAGCAGCGCTTATGACTGCAGAAGGCAATATATATACAGGCGTCGCGCTCGACCTGCCGTCTTCCATCGGCTTCTGTGCAGAGCATTCGGCGATTGCTGCAATGGTGACTTCCGGTGAATATGATATCGCGAGAATCATAGCTGTACATGAGGATGGCAGCATCCTTCCTCCCTGCGGCCGGTGCCGGGAACTGATCAACCAGGTCGGTGAGGACAACTACGGATGTGAAATCGGACTCGCAGGTAGGACCGTCCGTCTGGAGGAACTGCTGCCTGAGAGATGGGATGAGAAATATCTCCATCCGGATGCTTAG
- a CDS encoding YwiC-like family protein — protein MKFKKQNQHGAWAMVFMPLVIGMVAGGFHPAQLFYMAGWLMIFFMADHVLFFIKKRRKGEYGYLKAAVLFFVLSAALFIYPLMVDYRIFFFFLMMLPFGAVNVYFASIRDERNIFNDISAITIFALAGGGIAFLNLHVLSWPVIFVIIISILFFTSTALFVKTMIREKKNPKYRIASYAYHGIVFIIMLSAHWILALAFLLSLVRAVALYGRGWKMKQIGILEIVHAVWMTTLVSVHITNFM, from the coding sequence ATGAAATTCAAAAAACAGAATCAGCATGGGGCGTGGGCGATGGTGTTCATGCCATTGGTTATCGGTATGGTGGCCGGAGGGTTCCATCCGGCACAGCTTTTCTACATGGCAGGCTGGCTAATGATCTTCTTCATGGCGGACCATGTATTGTTCTTCATCAAGAAACGGCGGAAGGGGGAGTATGGCTACCTGAAGGCGGCGGTTTTATTCTTTGTCCTTTCAGCAGCCCTGTTCATCTATCCATTGATGGTCGATTACCGTATATTCTTCTTTTTCCTCATGATGCTGCCGTTCGGTGCAGTGAACGTATATTTCGCGTCGATCAGGGATGAACGCAACATCTTCAATGACATATCCGCCATCACAATTTTTGCGCTCGCAGGAGGCGGCATCGCCTTCCTCAATCTGCATGTGCTGTCGTGGCCGGTAATATTCGTCATCATCATCAGCATACTGTTCTTTACGAGTACAGCCCTTTTCGTCAAGACGATGATCCGGGAGAAGAAGAATCCGAAATACAGGATTGCATCGTATGCATATCATGGAATTGTATTCATCATCATGCTCAGCGCACACTGGATATTGGCACTCGCCTTCCTGCTTAGCCTGGTCCGTGCCGTGGCACTATACGGCCGGGGCTGGAAGATGAAGCAGATCGGCATTCTGGAGATTGTGCATGCAGTATGGATGACCACACTCGTATCCGTACACATCACAAATTTCATGTGA
- a CDS encoding TIGR04104 family putative zinc finger protein: MTRCRNCGDNWNVRATLKRYTTSTPGMPCPSCGEVQYLSREYRERSMLVTLLIPLLMLIPAFFNIPVVAMAILFVAAFTAIAVIHLATIELADEQETWRQRLYE, translated from the coding sequence TTGACACGTTGTAGAAATTGTGGAGACAATTGGAACGTAAGGGCAACACTCAAGCGATATACAACATCCACCCCGGGAATGCCATGTCCATCGTGCGGGGAAGTACAGTACCTGTCCAGGGAATATAGGGAACGCAGTATGCTTGTGACTCTGCTCATCCCTTTGCTTATGCTGATTCCGGCTTTCTTCAACATTCCCGTCGTCGCAATGGCAATACTGTTCGTTGCAGCTTTTACCGCAATCGCCGTTATCCATCTGGCCACCATCGAGCTGGCGGATGAGCAGGAAACATGGCGGCAGAGACTGTATGAGTAA